From a single Phycisphaeraceae bacterium genomic region:
- the lpxA gene encoding acyl-ACP--UDP-N-acetylglucosamine O-acyltransferase gives MPTIHPSSVIEAGAKLAADVVVGPLCYVGANVCIGEGTRLVSHVSVLGCTTIGAGNVIWPQAVLGADPQDLKFRGEDAQLIIGDRNQIRELVTMHLGTQNGGGVTRVGSQNLIMAGAHIAHDCEIGSHVLIANNVGLSGHVRVEDHANIAGVTGVHHFVTVGQYSYTGGMSRVVHDVPPFMLVEGDPAAVRQPNFIGMERHGFTPQSIDAIRDCFRRVYRQNRRLGEGESDSRGSIEERLAALRRQYGSYECVNIFVDAVERSTAGVFGRYLEGKRRDDRRKGASSTR, from the coding sequence ATGCCCACGATCCATCCATCATCTGTCATCGAAGCTGGCGCAAAGCTCGCCGCCGATGTTGTCGTCGGCCCGCTTTGCTACGTCGGAGCCAATGTCTGTATCGGCGAAGGTACTCGGCTGGTGAGCCATGTTTCGGTACTTGGTTGTACGACCATTGGTGCGGGGAACGTCATCTGGCCACAAGCTGTACTTGGTGCAGATCCTCAGGATCTCAAATTTCGCGGAGAGGATGCGCAGCTCATCATCGGTGACCGCAACCAGATTCGTGAACTGGTCACGATGCACCTTGGCACACAAAACGGCGGCGGTGTTACGCGAGTCGGTAGTCAAAACCTCATCATGGCTGGTGCCCACATCGCTCATGACTGTGAAATCGGAAGCCATGTGCTGATCGCCAATAACGTGGGGCTATCCGGTCACGTCCGTGTCGAAGACCACGCCAACATCGCAGGCGTCACCGGGGTACACCATTTCGTGACGGTCGGGCAATACTCCTACACCGGAGGTATGTCACGGGTCGTGCATGATGTGCCGCCATTCATGCTTGTCGAAGGTGATCCAGCGGCGGTACGCCAACCCAATTTCATAGGCATGGAGCGTCATGGATTCACACCGCAATCCATCGACGCAATCAGGGACTGCTTCCGACGGGTTTACCGGCAGAATCGCCGCCTGGGTGAAGGTGAAAGCGATTCCCGCGGGAGCATTGAGGAAAGACTTGCTGCTCTACGCAGACAATACGGAAGTTATGAATGCGTCAACATTTTCGTCGATGCTGTTGAACGCAGTACGGCAGGCGTTTTTGGCAGGTATCTCGAGGGCAAGCGTCGCGATGATCGACGCAAAGGCGCATCCAGCACACGATAG
- the lpxC gene encoding UDP-3-O-[3-hydroxymyristoyl] N-acetylglucosamine deacetylase — translation MELQNTIAKSTSLSGRGLFTGTPATVTFRPAPVNHGVIFIRTDLGNTPVPALVNYVLKRARRTTLRNAAASIETCEHCLSAVAGLGIDNLIIEISGPELPGMDGSSLPYFNALKEAGLVISDVPRKYFVVTEPIIVQHDDAMVAAVPSDQPRMQAMYDLNYGDHPVIGRQLAVFDFNKGNYEKDIAPARTFVLESEATALREAGLGTHLTAMDVLVIDSHGPIGGNSFRFSNEPARHKVLDLIGDLSLLGAPIQGRIIAHKSGHWLNQALVRRMIRQYRGRDRHELALHREVLDVRKLIKILPHRYPMLLVDRVVEIDDDRRVLGIKNVTINEPFFQGHYPGTPIMPGVLIVEAMAQLSGVLMARHADYAGKLAVLLSLDRVKLRRPVTPGDQLMLEAEAVRIRSRTAHMRCRAYVAEELAAEAEVKFIVVDQEET, via the coding sequence ATGGAACTCCAGAACACCATCGCCAAGTCAACTTCTCTCTCAGGGCGCGGCCTCTTTACCGGCACGCCCGCGACGGTCACCTTCCGCCCAGCGCCGGTGAATCATGGCGTCATTTTCATCCGTACCGATCTGGGTAATACGCCCGTGCCGGCATTGGTGAATTACGTGCTCAAACGCGCTCGCCGCACCACCCTCCGTAACGCGGCCGCCTCCATAGAAACCTGCGAACACTGCCTCAGTGCTGTTGCAGGTCTGGGGATCGACAACCTCATCATCGAAATCAGCGGCCCTGAACTACCGGGAATGGATGGATCATCCCTTCCCTACTTCAACGCATTGAAAGAAGCCGGCCTTGTCATCAGTGATGTGCCACGGAAGTATTTTGTCGTCACCGAGCCAATTATTGTTCAACATGACGACGCGATGGTTGCCGCCGTGCCGTCTGACCAGCCACGTATGCAAGCTATGTACGACCTGAATTACGGCGACCATCCCGTGATCGGACGGCAACTGGCTGTTTTTGACTTTAATAAAGGCAATTACGAGAAAGACATCGCCCCTGCACGAACCTTCGTACTCGAATCCGAAGCAACGGCACTGCGCGAGGCAGGACTCGGCACGCACCTGACCGCAATGGACGTGCTAGTCATCGATAGCCACGGGCCTATCGGCGGCAATTCGTTTCGTTTCTCCAACGAGCCTGCTCGCCACAAGGTGCTCGACCTGATCGGCGATCTCTCGCTTCTGGGAGCACCTATCCAGGGAAGGATCATCGCCCATAAATCAGGACACTGGCTCAATCAGGCTTTAGTCCGCCGGATGATTCGGCAATATCGCGGTCGTGATCGACATGAGCTGGCTCTGCATCGTGAGGTGCTTGATGTTCGCAAACTGATCAAGATTTTGCCCCACCGCTACCCAATGCTGCTGGTAGATCGCGTGGTGGAGATTGATGATGATCGCCGCGTGCTGGGAATCAAGAACGTAACGATTAACGAGCCATTCTTTCAGGGCCATTACCCCGGCACGCCGATCATGCCGGGAGTGCTTATCGTAGAAGCGATGGCACAACTCTCGGGTGTGTTGATGGCGCGGCATGCAGACTATGCGGGCAAGCTTGCCGTGCTGCTCTCGCTCGATCGTGTGAAGCTGCGCCGTCCGGTGACACCAGGCGATCAACTTATGCTTGAGGCCGAGGCCGTGAGAATTCGCAGCCGGACGGCTCATATGCGTTGTCGTGCCTATGTGGCCGAAGAATTAGCCGCGGAAGCAGAAGTGAAATTTATTGTGGTGGACCAGGAAGAGACATGA
- the lpxD gene encoding UDP-3-O-(3-hydroxymyristoyl)glucosamine N-acyltransferase, which translates to MSLTAKEIAAHVGGELIGRPDVEITGVERLDAATPSQITFIRDAKHAPAWPTSRAGAALIGQDVQIDAGQRAAIRVTDADLAIAIVLELFAPEIIRPVGIHPSAVIEPSAIIEADVAIGPHCYVGEHVKIGAKTVLHPNVTVLAHAVIGTASELYPGVVIGQRCTIGDRVIFHPNVVIGADGFGYRPALDKRSIVKIPQIGTVVIGNDVEIGAATCVDRAKFSQTVIGDGSKIDNLCQIAHNCVIGRMVIIAGNTSLAGSVVVGDGVVIGGCVVVREHVKIGAGAKIAGAAAVMEDVAQGQTVAGYPAREHREALREYAAMRKLPELIKLMRQK; encoded by the coding sequence ATGTCACTGACGGCCAAAGAGATCGCGGCTCATGTCGGCGGTGAGCTTATCGGCCGGCCTGATGTGGAAATCACCGGCGTGGAGAGGCTTGATGCTGCCACTCCCAGTCAGATCACCTTTATCCGTGATGCGAAGCATGCGCCAGCGTGGCCAACAAGCCGTGCGGGAGCTGCGCTGATCGGCCAGGATGTGCAGATTGATGCAGGGCAGCGTGCAGCTATCCGCGTAACCGATGCTGACCTGGCTATTGCGATTGTTCTGGAGCTTTTCGCACCGGAAATTATTCGTCCGGTAGGTATTCACCCCAGTGCGGTCATTGAACCTTCAGCGATCATTGAGGCTGACGTCGCCATCGGACCGCACTGTTACGTGGGTGAACATGTAAAAATCGGCGCGAAAACGGTCTTACATCCCAACGTCACGGTTCTTGCCCATGCTGTGATCGGCACCGCTAGTGAACTCTACCCCGGTGTAGTCATCGGTCAGCGATGCACAATTGGCGATCGCGTCATCTTTCACCCAAATGTTGTGATTGGTGCGGACGGATTCGGCTACCGTCCTGCTCTTGACAAGCGCAGCATCGTCAAGATTCCTCAGATCGGGACCGTGGTCATCGGTAACGATGTGGAAATCGGGGCGGCGACCTGCGTGGACCGTGCGAAATTTTCTCAAACTGTGATCGGTGACGGATCGAAAATCGACAATCTATGTCAAATTGCTCACAACTGCGTCATCGGTCGCATGGTCATCATCGCTGGCAATACCAGCCTGGCGGGCAGTGTCGTTGTAGGCGATGGCGTGGTGATCGGCGGATGCGTGGTCGTCCGTGAGCATGTCAAAATCGGAGCTGGGGCAAAAATCGCCGGTGCAGCCGCTGTCATGGAAGACGTTGCCCAAGGCCAGACCGTTGCAGGCTATCCAGCACGGGAGCATCGTGAAGCGTTGCGGGAATATGCCGCCATGCGGAAGCTGCCGGAATTGATTAAGTTAATGCGGCAGAAATAG
- a CDS encoding OmpH family outer membrane protein has protein sequence MTKHRIWVFASAFGVLAAGAFVGSQAAEALKARPTAVAVVDMEKILSDLTEKVQIEADLKTRQQKYQQERMDKQKKLEQLKGDLEVLGQNTAKYKEAQESLEREAFEFQAWDQWQNAALAREYRLQGQALQNKVAAAVGKLAETDNYDVVLPKQQNVRIPAGNGQVYDQGIRVALWSKADLDITARVITIMNNEYVNKK, from the coding sequence ATGACTAAGCATCGCATCTGGGTTTTCGCGTCGGCGTTCGGTGTGCTCGCGGCAGGAGCATTTGTGGGTTCGCAAGCCGCTGAAGCATTGAAAGCACGTCCGACGGCTGTGGCTGTCGTGGACATGGAGAAGATTTTGTCTGACCTCACCGAAAAGGTTCAGATCGAGGCCGACCTCAAGACACGCCAGCAGAAGTATCAGCAGGAGCGGATGGATAAACAAAAAAAACTCGAACAACTCAAAGGAGACCTTGAGGTACTCGGCCAGAACACCGCGAAATACAAAGAGGCTCAGGAATCTCTCGAACGGGAAGCCTTTGAGTTTCAGGCTTGGGACCAGTGGCAAAATGCCGCGCTGGCTCGCGAATATCGCCTGCAAGGCCAGGCGTTACAAAACAAAGTTGCGGCGGCGGTAGGCAAGCTGGCCGAGACTGACAACTACGACGTTGTGCTTCCAAAGCAGCAGAATGTTCGCATACCTGCTGGAAACGGCCAAGTCTATGATCAGGGGATTCGGGTGGCCTTGTGGTCGAAAGCTGACCTTGATATCACCGCCCGTGTCATCACGATCATGAACAACGAATACGTCAACAAGAAGTGA
- a CDS encoding BamA/TamA family outer membrane protein, translating to MTVKLPDFKPYRSRRLIDMPSLLSSHPAVPAYRRSITGYVLFTLWVMVLVTFAPSVMAQGVDVRDRPVDDIRIEGLKQVPETLVRNQIRVAKGDPYDPDVVNEDIIRITSLGRFNSVQARVEAQPDGTVILTYVLGEQALLSDVQVVGNKKKKDGELLALVLLRAGDPIDPFLIDRGATEIRRAYEKSGYFVTDVTVDQEALNESGILLYRIREGPKPKIRGIRFENNTAFSDGQLQSKIKSNTYVFIFRKGELSREQLDSDAARVRDFYHERGYLDAQVGRRIDLAPDQRSAVVVFFVQEGQRYTVSSIKVAGNNIFTSEQILETMALKQGDIFSADLLTKTEESLGELYGKLGFIEARVEVKRLFHETEPKVDVIVNLDEGVPYTVGKMSVSGNDLTKDKVILRQVRGMKPGRRFDGTGIKITEQRLTESSLFSKGTVTVLGQPVRTPKATTSPEETSKILTDEAMINRIGQPVGSPERDVLVTVEEKNTGSLSFGAGISSDSGVLGAIDLVQRNFDIADFPDSPGEFFSGKAFRGAGQYFGISLQPGNETSRYSVNFREPYLLDSSLFLDTSLFFFTRSRSQYDEERFGGAVGLGQRFGDVWSASIRARGEHVNIENIETDAPVDVFAVEGKNLITSLGFYVARNTTDNAIFPTRGSKWEAGISRTGALGGDFDFTGITTEFRKFWTVDEDFFGRRTVFSSRTEIGYILEDADEVPVFERFYAGGHRSLRGFDFRGVSPRGIRNDTLTLGDDPIGGEFLFIQSFEYNFPVYEDVIRAVFFTDTGTVDTDFNFSKYRVSIGTGIRIKIPFLGQAPFALDVAYPLIKEKEDDIQYFSFDLAVPF from the coding sequence ATGACGGTTAAACTCCCCGACTTCAAGCCCTACCGGAGCCGGCGGTTGATTGACATGCCCTCTTTGCTTTCGAGCCATCCGGCTGTGCCGGCCTACCGCCGCTCGATCACTGGTTATGTCCTGTTCACCTTATGGGTGATGGTACTGGTGACATTTGCGCCAAGCGTGATGGCACAAGGCGTTGATGTCCGCGACCGACCGGTGGACGACATCCGCATCGAAGGCCTCAAACAGGTTCCTGAAACGCTGGTACGCAATCAGATCCGCGTCGCCAAAGGCGATCCCTATGACCCCGATGTGGTTAACGAGGACATCATCCGCATTACCAGCCTTGGACGATTCAACAGCGTCCAGGCCCGTGTCGAGGCGCAGCCTGATGGCACCGTGATCCTGACCTATGTCCTGGGTGAGCAAGCTCTGCTGAGCGACGTACAAGTTGTCGGCAATAAAAAGAAAAAAGACGGAGAACTGCTGGCGCTGGTGCTACTCCGAGCAGGCGATCCCATCGACCCGTTTCTCATTGATCGTGGTGCTACGGAAATCAGACGAGCTTACGAAAAATCCGGCTACTTTGTCACCGATGTCACGGTCGATCAGGAAGCACTAAACGAGTCGGGGATTCTCCTCTACCGCATCCGTGAGGGTCCCAAACCCAAAATCCGTGGCATTCGATTTGAGAACAACACGGCCTTCAGTGACGGCCAACTCCAAAGCAAGATCAAGTCGAATACCTACGTGTTCATCTTTCGCAAAGGTGAACTGAGCCGTGAGCAGCTCGATTCGGACGCGGCCAGGGTTCGTGACTTTTATCACGAACGTGGTTACCTGGACGCCCAGGTCGGCAGACGAATCGACCTCGCCCCGGACCAGCGCAGCGCGGTGGTTGTCTTTTTCGTTCAGGAAGGGCAGCGATACACGGTCTCTTCCATCAAGGTTGCTGGCAACAATATCTTCACCTCTGAGCAGATCCTTGAAACGATGGCTCTCAAGCAGGGCGACATCTTTTCCGCGGATCTGTTAACCAAAACCGAAGAAAGCCTCGGCGAGCTTTACGGGAAACTGGGCTTCATTGAGGCCCGCGTCGAAGTCAAACGACTCTTCCACGAAACCGAACCCAAGGTGGATGTCATCGTCAACCTTGATGAAGGCGTCCCTTACACCGTGGGCAAGATGTCCGTCAGCGGCAACGATCTGACCAAGGACAAAGTAATCCTGCGTCAGGTGCGTGGAATGAAGCCCGGCAGACGGTTTGACGGAACCGGTATCAAAATTACCGAGCAACGCCTCACCGAGTCTTCGCTTTTCTCCAAGGGAACAGTAACGGTTCTCGGCCAACCAGTCCGAACACCCAAAGCCACGACTTCGCCCGAAGAAACCTCGAAGATCCTGACCGATGAAGCAATGATCAATCGCATCGGTCAACCCGTCGGTTCGCCGGAACGTGATGTATTGGTGACTGTCGAGGAAAAGAATACGGGCAGCCTCAGCTTCGGTGCGGGGATCAGCTCCGACTCAGGCGTGCTGGGAGCGATTGACCTCGTGCAGAGGAATTTTGATATTGCAGACTTCCCTGATTCACCGGGCGAGTTTTTCTCCGGCAAAGCATTTCGCGGTGCTGGTCAATACTTTGGAATCTCCCTCCAGCCGGGTAATGAAACCAGCCGGTATTCAGTCAACTTCCGTGAACCCTACCTGCTTGATTCGAGTCTGTTCCTTGATACGAGCCTTTTCTTTTTCACTCGCAGTCGATCTCAGTACGATGAGGAGCGGTTTGGCGGGGCTGTCGGACTAGGCCAGCGGTTTGGTGACGTGTGGTCCGCTTCCATTCGAGCACGCGGGGAGCATGTAAACATCGAAAATATTGAAACCGACGCGCCGGTTGATGTTTTTGCTGTCGAGGGCAAAAACCTCATTACCTCACTGGGTTTCTACGTTGCCCGTAACACCACCGACAACGCGATATTCCCCACACGCGGAAGTAAATGGGAAGCGGGTATCAGCCGAACTGGCGCATTGGGTGGTGACTTCGACTTTACGGGAATTACGACGGAATTTCGTAAGTTCTGGACGGTGGATGAAGACTTTTTTGGTCGCCGCACTGTCTTTAGCTCGCGTACTGAAATCGGATACATTCTTGAAGACGCCGACGAGGTGCCGGTGTTTGAGCGATTCTATGCCGGCGGCCATCGCAGCCTTCGAGGCTTCGATTTCCGCGGCGTCAGCCCTAGAGGTATCCGCAACGATACGCTGACCCTGGGTGATGATCCCATCGGCGGCGAGTTCCTTTTCATCCAGAGCTTTGAATACAACTTTCCTGTTTACGAAGACGTCATCCGTGCAGTATTCTTTACTGATACCGGCACTGTGGATACCGACTTCAACTTCAGTAAATACCGCGTATCCATCGGTACCGGTATTCGAATCAAAATCCCGTTCCTTGGCCAGGCACCTTTCGCGCTGGACGTAGCGTATCCGCTCATAAAAGAGAAGGAAGACGATATTCAGTACTTCAGCTTCGATCTGGCGGTGCCGTTCTGA
- a CDS encoding DoxX family membrane protein yields the protein MNTASSAPTHKSWTRFLPHAARILMGLGFIVFGLNGFLNFLPPPPNLPEPVANFMKAMIETRYMFPLIAGTQLVVGILLVINLFVPLALVLIAPVIVNIIAFHLFLDPAGIVPGLIVLLLEIFLVWAYRDYFRSLFTLRTKP from the coding sequence ATGAACACAGCATCCAGCGCACCCACGCATAAGTCATGGACTCGCTTCCTTCCACACGCAGCTCGGATTTTGATGGGGCTTGGATTTATCGTCTTTGGGCTCAATGGGTTTCTGAACTTTCTCCCACCCCCGCCGAATCTTCCGGAACCTGTCGCCAACTTCATGAAAGCGATGATAGAGACGCGCTATATGTTCCCCTTGATTGCGGGAACACAATTGGTGGTTGGAATTTTGCTGGTAATAAATCTGTTTGTTCCGCTTGCGTTGGTGCTGATCGCACCGGTGATAGTCAACATCATCGCTTTCCATCTTTTTCTTGACCCCGCCGGCATCGTTCCGGGGTTAATTGTTCTCCTACTGGAGATCTTCCTTGTCTGGGCATATCGAGACTATTTCCGATCGCTGTTTACGCTGCGCACAAAACCGTGA
- a CDS encoding glycosyltransferase family 9 protein: protein MHATDSLLKASRVLLIRPSALGDVSRTVPALAALRKALPSASIDWLIQDSLLDAVRHHPALTDTVAFPRDRFRETRKNPRIATEAMKWSIGLAHKHYDVAIDLQGLFRSGLFTMFTFASQRIGYANARELGWLGYNRRHQVDPKLHAVDRMLALLAAEGIDVSTPDMRLYLGSGDEEWLENLREQHNITGRYFTIAPTARWHSKCWPIERYIEITRRLLKSGRAGDRGLVLASPRERQLVQPLLDTFGGEKGPLFLPPTTVGQMMAVLSQTSLLVCNDSAPLHIAVGFDRPIATVFGPTDPAQVGPYRRMECVVRPESVEQAGIPAAFQRNREDQSLIAQVSPDAVWNIVESQLT from the coding sequence ATGCACGCGACCGACAGCCTGCTTAAGGCCAGCCGTGTCTTGCTCATCCGCCCTTCTGCTCTGGGTGATGTGAGCCGAACCGTCCCCGCGCTCGCCGCATTGCGCAAGGCACTGCCTTCCGCTTCCATCGACTGGCTCATCCAGGATTCTTTACTCGACGCAGTGCGTCATCATCCTGCACTTACGGATACCGTTGCGTTCCCACGCGACCGTTTTCGAGAAACCCGGAAGAATCCTCGCATCGCAACCGAGGCTATGAAATGGTCGATCGGGCTGGCGCACAAACACTATGACGTGGCGATCGACCTGCAAGGGTTGTTCCGCTCCGGCTTGTTCACCATGTTTACCTTCGCGTCTCAGCGCATCGGGTACGCCAACGCTCGAGAACTCGGCTGGCTCGGCTACAACCGTCGGCATCAAGTGGATCCCAAGCTCCATGCGGTGGATCGTATGCTCGCGCTGCTGGCGGCGGAGGGTATCGATGTTTCCACCCCGGACATGCGACTGTATCTCGGTTCAGGTGACGAAGAATGGCTCGAAAACCTGCGCGAGCAACACAACATCACCGGCCGTTACTTCACGATTGCCCCCACTGCAAGGTGGCACAGCAAATGCTGGCCGATCGAACGCTATATCGAGATAACCAGACGCCTGCTCAAGTCAGGACGTGCCGGCGATCGTGGTTTGGTCCTGGCTTCGCCGCGAGAACGGCAGTTAGTGCAACCTCTGCTTGATACGTTTGGCGGGGAAAAGGGGCCGCTATTTCTACCGCCAACGACCGTCGGTCAAATGATGGCGGTCCTCAGCCAGACTAGCCTGCTGGTATGCAATGATTCCGCACCTCTGCATATCGCGGTCGGTTTCGATCGACCGATCGCAACTGTTTTCGGGCCTACCGATCCCGCGCAAGTCGGACCCTATCGGCGGATGGAGTGCGTGGTCAGGCCGGAAAGTGTTGAACAAGCGGGAATCCCCGCAGCGTTCCAACGTAACCGCGAGGATCAATCCCTGATCGCGCAGGTATCACCCGATGCAGTGTGGAATATCGTCGAGTCACAACTAACGTAG
- a CDS encoding excinuclease ABC subunit UvrC — MERGERLKSLLDKARKLPKVPGVYLMKDDRGRVVYVGKAGCLPDRVSSYFVPSAELGGKKQSLLDFVHDFDHIECEGEWEALLMENRLIKDIHPRFNAQLVDDKTYPYLIITIKDDFPGVFISRQPNAPEFKGAKVLGPFTSVYALKESIALLQRVFKFRTCHLEIRADDDKRRFFRPCLLYPIKQCTAPCGARISQSEYARDIARFVRFLESKRSVMQREMQDEMESAAKALDFERAAVLRDQLKALEKLDHRGSQKDRWQPEAEAFRIEPRKGLESLRKALGMTEPIRLIECIDIAHLQGGETVGSKVTFIDGRPFKNEYRRYRIQSVPGGNDDYMAIREVVSRRYREAGEGGELYPDLIIIDGGLGQLHAALEAFDQLNVKPPMVISLAKKEEIIYTQARSEPIRLSRTHLGLRICQAIRDESHRFAQHYHHILRRKKTLGQEPRPAGKKKRVHPPTMLEPPHGQDDRG, encoded by the coding sequence ATGGAGCGCGGCGAACGGCTCAAATCTCTCCTCGACAAGGCTCGGAAACTTCCCAAAGTCCCTGGTGTTTACCTGATGAAGGACGACCGCGGTAGGGTCGTTTACGTTGGTAAGGCTGGCTGTCTTCCCGATCGTGTATCGAGCTATTTCGTGCCTTCCGCTGAGCTGGGTGGAAAAAAACAAAGTCTGCTCGACTTTGTCCATGACTTCGATCACATCGAATGCGAAGGTGAGTGGGAAGCCCTCCTCATGGAGAATCGGCTCATCAAAGACATCCACCCGCGTTTCAACGCACAACTCGTGGATGACAAAACCTATCCGTACCTGATCATCACGATCAAGGATGACTTCCCCGGAGTTTTTATCTCGCGCCAACCGAATGCGCCGGAGTTCAAGGGTGCCAAGGTACTTGGGCCGTTCACAAGCGTGTACGCGCTGAAAGAGTCGATCGCGCTGCTTCAGCGCGTTTTCAAATTTCGCACCTGCCATCTGGAAATCCGCGCAGATGACGACAAGCGACGCTTTTTTCGCCCCTGCCTGCTATATCCGATCAAGCAATGCACCGCTCCCTGCGGGGCACGAATCAGCCAATCGGAGTACGCTCGTGATATCGCACGCTTTGTGCGGTTTCTCGAATCAAAACGATCGGTCATGCAAAGGGAAATGCAGGACGAGATGGAGTCTGCCGCAAAAGCCCTGGATTTCGAACGTGCTGCGGTCTTGCGCGATCAACTCAAGGCTCTGGAAAAACTCGATCACCGCGGATCACAGAAAGATCGGTGGCAGCCTGAAGCTGAAGCATTCCGAATCGAACCGCGCAAGGGGTTGGAATCTCTGCGCAAAGCACTGGGAATGACTGAACCGATCCGCCTGATTGAGTGCATCGACATCGCTCATCTTCAAGGAGGTGAGACGGTGGGATCAAAGGTGACGTTTATCGACGGCAGGCCGTTCAAAAACGAGTACCGCCGATACCGCATCCAGAGTGTTCCAGGCGGAAATGATGATTACATGGCCATCCGCGAAGTCGTAAGCCGACGCTACCGTGAAGCCGGCGAAGGCGGCGAGCTTTACCCGGACCTCATCATCATTGACGGCGGACTGGGGCAACTCCACGCGGCCCTCGAAGCGTTCGATCAGCTCAACGTAAAACCGCCGATGGTCATCTCACTGGCCAAGAAGGAAGAAATCATCTACACGCAGGCACGAAGTGAACCAATTCGCCTGAGTCGAACGCATCTCGGTTTGCGGATCTGTCAGGCGATCCGTGACGAGTCCCATCGATTTGCACAGCATTACCACCACATCCTGCGACGAAAAAAAACTCTGGGTCAGGAACCCCGCCCCGCTGGAAAGAAGAAACGAGTTCATCCACCAACGATGCTCGAACCTCCACACGGCCAAGATGACAGAGGATGA